Below is a window of Paenibacillus bovis DNA.
GCATGATCCCCCCTTGCTACCCATCTAATAATGCCAAAGCAAACAGCTATTAAATACATGTACAGTATCACTATTCACACCGGTACAGAAAGGAACAGCCATGGAAATTCTGGTCGGCCGATATCCATTTTGCGATTATTCTACGATCCAAGCGGCGGTAGATGCACTGGAGACCGGTGATAATCCGGAAAAGGATGTACAGCACCAGGCAGCAGAGTATCTTTTACAGGAAACCGGTCGTTCTGCTGCTATACCGGGGGTACCTGGTGCAGCTGATATGGAAAACCTTGCAGCAAAAAATGGAAAAAGCAGAAAGCCTGTATCTCAGCAAGACCCAACAATGATACCACCGATGGATACGATCCGTATTCTGGAAGGAATCTATGAGGAGTCGGTACGGATCTATCGCTCCAATCTGCGCATTGTCGGACTCGGCACGGTGGAGATTACAGCAGCCCGCCATGCTATGGAAAAAGATGAACAGGGAGCGCCGATCGGTACTTTTGCGACGCCGACCGTCTTTTTGGGTGGAAGCAATCTGCTGCTGGAGAATCTGACGATCATCAATTCTGCCGGACAGGGCGAAGGTATTGGACAGGCGGTAGCCGTTTATGCACATTGCGATCGCGCGGTATTTCGTGGATGTACGCTGCGCGGGCATCAGGATACATTATTCACCGGGCCGCTGCCACCCCGGCCTCGGGAGCGTGCGGTATTCGGTGGCATTCCGATCCGGGAGCATCACAGCCAGTATCGACAATTGTACGAGCATTGTTATATCGAAGGTACGGTCGATTTTATATTCGGCGGAGCGACAGCCTATTTTGATCAGTGCCAGATTCACAGTCTGCGTCATTATCGCAATCGATCTACCTATATTACGGCAGCTTCTACACCGCAGGGTCAGTCTTATGGATATGTTCTGTACCGCTGTTATCTAACAGGTGATCCTGATATTGCTTCTGTCTATCTGGGGCGTCCATGGCGTGAATATGCACGTACGATGCTGGTAGAGTGTCGTCTGGACGATCATATTCATCCGGCTGGCTGGCATAACTGGGACCAGCCAGCCAATGAAAAGACAGTAA
It encodes the following:
- a CDS encoding pectinesterase family protein, coding for MENLAAKNGKSRKPVSQQDPTMIPPMDTIRILEGIYEESVRIYRSNLRIVGLGTVEITAARHAMEKDEQGAPIGTFATPTVFLGGSNLLLENLTIINSAGQGEGIGQAVAVYAHCDRAVFRGCTLRGHQDTLFTGPLPPRPRERAVFGGIPIREHHSQYRQLYEHCYIEGTVDFIFGGATAYFDQCQIHSLRHYRNRSTYITAASTPQGQSYGYVLYRCYLTGDPDIASVYLGRPWREYARTMLVECRLDDHIHPAGWHNWDQPANEKTVTYQEYDRLHAEELRKHRVPWSDCLARGSAEWTREKIFAGDHFWNF